Within the Vigna angularis cultivar LongXiaoDou No.4 chromosome 10, ASM1680809v1, whole genome shotgun sequence genome, the region ttttttattctaaattataattattgttcgctttgatagtttttttattagagGAACTatgtttttacaaatataaagtaattctttcttttaacatttatcatcattcttatttttatatctacaaaaaatatttttttattatcaacataatttttattacctGTTAatagtttgttaattttttaatgtattagaaaattttcaacaaaCATATTTATCAATATTAGTGTATATAATTgctattaaattttttgaatgtaaacttttaaatattttttgaatttggatttgataataatttaatgaattaattttttttctttaaacaaaaatatttaaaaaatagaaaagttaaaataaagcCAATTTAAATATCCTAAAAAGTAATGAAATTCTCTACTAAAAAACTGGGAAGAATTAGAAGGCATGGACGGATTTTTATTCCTTCTGTTGACGaggaatgttttttattttttattttcattaaaagcTATTAAAATAgatagattttgaaaaatataattaatgaatgatagttatatcttctctttttttcactttaataattataaatatatttttaaaattaatactgCTAAATGTATAAAACAACTCCCATTCTACATAGTTACCACCATCATACACAACAACTTCTCGTTATTAATCGGTCTTTTGCTAataacatctttttcttttgaaatcaaCTTCAGACTGGTGAGTTTGCAAAACGTTCATTCATGTAGTCTCCACTGCGGATTGGAGAGAATCTGCAATGAAACACAGACAAAGTTTCTATCATCcaggaaataaaatttaagaaaaatgcaTGAAACTAGAAACAAACCTAAAATAATGTTGTTAGGTCATGTTTATGTTCTATGAATTGTTATGAGATATTTGAATCAGAGTAAGAGAACGAATTTATTTCTACCTTGGAGGGGACGATTGGCTACAACAAGTTTCGATGCATTCAACCACGCAGTCAGGATGAGGGTCTAAGAAAAAAGCCATCTACCAAAAACAAGTTTCAAATCATGTTAATTAAGTGAAAAAATTCACCTCAGACCTCGTCAAAATTTACCAAACATAACCACAAAAATTGCAAAATTTTGGTGTGAATAAAAAACACAGTAGTTTCTGATTAGTGGATTACTGAGTAGCGTTCTTTGCCAGTTCGTTTAACCCGGTGCAGTGTTGACCTATAAAATTAATGGCagataattgaaatttataaatattatttgtaaaacaaacaaacaagataAGATTAATGGGTGATGAGATTACTGGTATAAACAATTTGTCCACCTCTCCATCAAGTCCCCAATGCTCACAACAAATGCCCTGAACATGCCAATCAAATCATGAACACTATAATTGTACatttttaattgtgattgtgTAAGATAACATATTTGACCGAGATTCAAACTGTTTTCCAAGTATCAATAACTTCTGCACAAACTTATCATATATCTTCATGAACTCACCCCTCCATGTAAGGCACATCCTCCCAGATTTGTGGTTCCTTTGATTTGTCCTGACAGATCTGAAAATAGGATAATGAAATACTCGAGTCCTTGAAtgtaaaaattgattttgatatataaattaaaaatataccaATAGTAGAAATTAAATAGTGAATGAAATAGTaacaataaatatgaataaGTGTAAAGGATTAGGAAAAGGGGCAGTGAGAAGAACCTGTAGTCCGGGGACTCCATCAGTGATGAGAAGGGCGAGTGCCCCAATATCTGTATGTGCAGAACATATCTCTTCATGATCTCCCATTTCACCTACCAGCAATATCAACAAGTGTAACCATTTATGTTAATAACTAAGATAGATAAATAAAGCACTACAAATGCGCAGGTTCTTTGAAGCAAATTAACAAACATGTGTGATGCTATATGATCGGAGTAACCGGAAGAAGTTGGGAAAGAGAATTGTAGGTTAAAAATGAACCTGGATAGCGCATAAGGCGAAGAAAAGCTGATGGTTTATCAATGGCACCAATCTTTTCAAAGAAATGTTGATCCAAATTCAAGGACAGGGCAAATAGAGAAAACAGCTTTTTTCCAGCTTCACTGTATCTCAGGAAAACAACATTAATAACTTCTAAAATACACATGCAGATAGGATTCTTTAATATAATTCTAAGTCCAATTAAATACAAATCAGAATTTCTAATTAGaagattaaattttttgttcttaCTTTTTTCCAATCAATAAGCactgttttatatatatatatatattgagaacTGTAATATTTcatgtaaatattaataataataataaaatacatcaattAAAATGTTACAGTTCAGAGAAAAGAAATAGTATTCTGATTAGATTACATTGAAAAGGGGTAAAAAGCTGAAAAAAAATGCTCCTATTAACAATattcatgatatatatatatatatatatatatatatatatatatatatatatatatatatatatatatatatatatatatatatttgactgCTAAAGCAAAAGAAACTAACAAGAGTTTCCAGTAGAATAATTCCATTGATGGTCTCCAATTTCCAAGTGATTCTGAGGTCCTTGCAACACAAATATCTCAAATAAAGCTCATGTAGATGTTAGAACAAATATATGTAAAACGAAAACAGCACGACTAAACCTTCAGAAGGCCATTGATTAAGCTTAGCATTTGTATCAGCAATAGAACCAATATAATAGCTCTCTTTTGAATCACCTGATCATGATGATGCATGACAATATATTAGTTTGCTGTCTATGTAACTAGAAAATGAAGCATTTCATACTCATCGAATCCAAGTCCGCCAAGTAACATCAACAGAGTCAATCATCATACACGTAAAGTATTATCTATTTTGaatctattataatttttaggtCTTGACTCGTTAAAGAATGAACTTTAAAATCGAAGTCTAATTGGTTctgatattaaattttaaatttaattcaatctatAAAACTGGTTTGAATGATGAAATTTATATCTATTGATTTGATTTCTAGTTGATCTGAAAGTTTCAATACGACTtctaaataatgaaaaattattaggCGTAATAGGAATAAGTAATATCTGAAATAAAAGTAAcgaaaaaggaaaggaagaatATACCATGGAGGCCTAAGGCAGGATCGAGAGGAGTGTAACCTCTTAATTCCTTGCGAGCCAACTTCATTTTCTCATCCATTGGAAGTGAGAAGAACCTTCTACTCTCATCAAAAGCTTTGCCCAGTTCATTCTCCAGCCCGTGGTTAACAAGGTAAAAGCAACCATACTTAATGCACGCCTATTAGGTTATATTAACACAATTCAAAAACATCACCAATGCATGCAATGgtaattattaacataaattgatgattaaaagagaaaggaagaacCTGACGAATAGCAATGGCAGTGGAAACAGAATCACGCGAGGAGAGATCTATTACAGGGAGCTTCATGTTGCTcatatcttcttcttccttcttacTTCCATTAATGACAACTTCTTCAGTCTTGCCAAATTAATGTATATGTAGTTCCCTCCatcattatcttttaatattaatgtcaatattattatattgaatatGTTTCTTTTCCTTACGAAATAAGATCACGATTCGGGATTCCCTCCAATTTTCTTAGTATTAATAGCAATTCGTGTCACATGGGGTTTGTTTCCTTACAAGTTTTTGGCTTTAGTTAATATTGTCgataaaaactaagaaaaaagtttttttaataactttctTTTACAACTATCCATGTCTATGTTTGTTAGTTCGTGATTGATCCGTTTAAAATCTACGaatcaataaaatagtaatacgtaatttattgtcaaaaaattgttaaaaaaattgttaaaatatcatgattTCAAAAcctaaagttaaaattttccATAAccttattcatttattttatatataatgaaattgtcttatattttatatagaatTTTCGACAACAATATTGATGAGATAAATTGATTCTCACCTATTTATACATCTAATAGTTTTTGAGATTTTTCAAGCTCCAACTGTTCAAATCCAGAATATATTTTGTGTCCATTCATATCCTGCCTAATCATCCTATTACGTATTTGTCTTCCTTTCACTTTCTTGACTTTTACACCATGATAAAAATATCAGCaatattatcataataattaGAGCAGTAATTGTTTTACAAGAACATAGGAATAAATCGCACACAAGAaacgttttattttttttattttttaaacgtTGCTTGTGTATCTGTCTTATTTTTTCTAAACGCTAGGAAAACCTAGATATGCGGGATTGAGCACCATTATTTCCCAATTATTAACTAAGGATTCTATTCTTAGTATAcacagtattttttttatttctatgttaataatactttaaaatcATAACACAGACTGGGGATGATTAAAACAGAAGAGGAAATAATGACCACtacttcataaaaataatttatctatcttctacaaataaaaatatgttaatatatattgttagaaATTAAACCATGTATCTTCTGCTTTAAcgcaaaataaattaatttattaaaataaaataatgtggtaaaaaaattaaaacataaagatGCTAAAGCAATATAAAATGCAAGCACACGTTAACTATCACATGTTTTCCTAGTTTGTATGTATTACTATATATTTAACCAACCCACGTTGGGAcccaaataataaattataaataataggAGTCacattcataatttattaaagaaatctataaaaaaaaacctaaattaTGATAGTAGGTGAATCGAGTTtgtaaattagttagatatggatgaaaaagtattaatattttactagCAAGTAGGAGGAAATGAGAGTTATgtaattctttaaaaattatttgagaaaaaagatttaataaaaaataacaattagttcttagttgttttaaaaaataggtTTGAGGGTtgatatatatctttttaatattttgagatTTTTATGAAGATGCTAATTATTAAGCAAATCCAAAACTTAACATGCTAATTAGTAATcttcaaaattattatgaaattttaattaataaacaaatcCAAAACCCAACAtgataatcaatttttaaagatattaaGTGAATGAAAACTTTAATTATCAAAAAGTTCAAGATTTAACgtgatatttaatgttttttaaaaaattaaatgaataaaaatttaaaatgaaaaataaaaattctagtTATCAATTAAGTCAAAGACTTTAACATCATAATTAACTATTTTCAATATTAtcataacaattttaatttgtaatttttgactaaaagtaaagaaaatggTATATGTGAAAATATGGAATGATAAATAGTAAAACCATTGCGAGTATAAAAATTgaggggtgttgctcccttTATCACCACACCATGCTTCCTTCACCTTtccaaattcttttaatttcaattttatccttcCTAGTTTTACTCATTTATTTTTGCTAGGCAGCTACACCCCCATTCATCTCTCATGgatctcattttcttcttccattttcgcTTCACTTCCTCTCCTCTCTCATTTCCGTTTCTCTCCCATTTCCGTTTCACGTATTCTCATTTCTTGTCTTCTTTTTTGCTTTAATTATATTACACCTAATTActtctttcccttttttttccCAAGAAAACCCCAAACAAGAAAAAGGGACAAACCCCAAAAATATGCTTAGAAAGCTTGCTATTATAGTCAATGAAAGGAGAACCCCAGAGATGTTTATAATGTATAAAACACCAAGTA harbors:
- the LOC108335408 gene encoding 2-oxoglutarate-Fe(II) type oxidoreductase hxnY, which produces MSNMKLPVIDLSSRDSVSTAIAIRQACIKYGCFYLVNHGLENELGKAFDESRRFFSLPMDEKMKLARKELRGYTPLDPALGLHGDSKESYYIGSIADTNAKLNQWPSEESLGNWRPSMELFYWKLFEAGKKLFSLFALSLNLDQHFFEKIGAIDKPSAFLRLMRYPGEMGDHEEICSAHTDIGALALLITDGVPGLQICQDKSKEPQIWEDVPYMEGAFVVSIGDLMERWTNCLYQSTLHRVKRTGKERYSMAFFLDPHPDCVVECIETCCSQSSPPRFSPIRSGDYMNERFANSPV